One window from the genome of Methanobrevibacter sp. V74 encodes:
- a CDS encoding CRISPR-associated endonuclease Cas6 — translation NKKLYAKTHFNEKIVKYKGVKMNAFTGEFKIYYDIPDFFGLGKGVSQGFGCVKQIIDEE, via the coding sequence TAATAAGAAATTATATGCAAAAACTCATTTCAATGAAAAAATTGTTAAATATAAAGGTGTTAAAATGAATGCATTCACCGGTGAGTTTAAAATTTATTATGATATTCCTGATTTTTTTGGATTAGGTAAAGGAGTTTCTCAAGGATTTGGCTGTGTAAAACAGATTATTGATGAGGAATAA